From the genome of Clavibacter nebraskensis NCPPB 2581:
GCCCGATGAGCACGCGCCGGTACGCGGCGCCGAAGAGTCCGAGCGCGAGCAGCGCCGCCACCTTGATCAGCACGAGCAGCCCGTACGCGGTCAGCAGCCGGTCGAGCGTGCCGACGCGGATCTCCGCGCTCACGTACCCGGAGGCCGCGACGACCACGAAGCACACGAGCGCGACCGCCGAGTAGCGGCGCAGCACCGGAACGAGCCGGTCGCCGTCGAGCTTCGACCGCAGCAGCACCATCGTGAGGAGCCCGCCGAGCCAGACGGCGGCGAACACGAGGTGCAGGCCGAGCGCGTTGACCGCGGCGTCGTGGCCCTCGGTGCCGCCCGCGTGGCCCTGCTGCGCCATGGGCACCAGGCCGCCGACCGCGATGACGAGCACGAACGCGATGGCGGTGTGGTTGCGGACCGCGAAGCACAGCACCGTGACGGTCGCGGCGATCAGCGTGGTCGCGAGCCACGCCTGGCCCACGGAGATCTGTGTGAGCACCAGGCCGAGGCTGGTCCCGAACTCGGAGCTGAAGGAGAAGGGCGTGCCCGAGACGCTGAGGAAGGTGAAGAACGCGGTGATCGCCGAGGCGACCGTCCAGAGCGCGGCGCCCGCGGCGGCGATGTCGAGCGCGCGGCCGTACTCGGGGCGCTGCCGCGACAGGGCGAACGCGGCGAGCAGCAGCGCGCCGATGGCCGTGGCCGCCGAGAGGTTGACCATCATCTTCGCGGCGGGCAAGCCGTAGCGGACCACGGGACCCGCGTCCTCGAGCAGCTGCGGGGCGGCGCCTCCGCCGATGGCGAGCGCGGCCAGCAGCGAGAGGAACGCGACGATGACGAGGGCGGCGGGCCCCGCGACGCGGAGGAGTCTGGGCATGAGGGGATCAGCCTAACTCGGGCCCGCTGACGGCCGGCTGGCCGTCGGAGCGCCGCCCGGGAACGCGACAGCGGGGGCGCCGACCGGAGTCGGCGCCCCCGCTGGGCGTGTGGTGAGGAGGACTACTTGACGGCGGCCTTGAGCTTGCTGCCGGCGGAGACCTTGACGCCCTTGGACGCCTTGATCTCGAGGGGCTCGCCCGTCTGCGGGTTGCGGCCCGTGCGCGCGGCGCGAGCCGTCTGCTCGAACGCGACCCAGCCCGGGATCGTGACCTTCACGCCGTCGGCGACGTTGGTCGCGACGGTGGAGAAGAGCGCGTCCAGGACGCCGTTGACGGCGGCCTGGCTCTGACCCGACTCCGCGGCGACGGCGGCAACGAGCTCGGTGCGGTTGAGTGACTTGTCAGCCATGGGTGTCCTCCTCGGACCTGGTGCCGTTCTTCGCGAGCGGCCGTGTGATGGATGGTGTCTGTCTACGTCAGCGGACCGTGCGAGCCGAAGAGGCCATCAGCGGTCCGATCGGCCGTACGGCCGCTTGGAACCTACCAGCTGGACTTGGTGATGCCCGGAAGCTCGCCGCGGTGGGCCATGTCCCGGAAGCGCACGCGGGAGATGCCGAACTTCGACAGGTTGCCGCGGGGGCGCCCGTCGATGCCGTCGCGCTGGCGGACGCGGACGGGCGAGGCGTCGCGCGGGAGGCGCTGGATGCCGGCGCGGGCCGCCTCGCGGCTCTCGTCGGTGCCGTTCGGGTCCACGAGGGCCTTCTTCAGCTCGAGGCGCTTCGCGGCGTACCGCTCGACGATGACCTTGCGCTGCTCGTTGCGGGCGATCTTGCTCTTCTTGGCCATGGTTAGCGCTCCTCGCGGAAGTCGACGTGCTTGCGGACGACCGGGTCGTACTTCTTCAGCACGAGGCGGTCGGGGTTGTTGCGGCGGTTCTTGCGGGTCACGTACGTGTACCCGGTGCCAGCCGTCGAACGGAGCTTGATGATCGGACGGACGTCCTGCTGCTTGGCCATTAGATCTTCACCCCACGACCGAGGAGGTCCTTGACGACGGACTCGATGCCGCGGGCGTCGATGACCTTGATGCCCTTCGCGGACAGCGTGAGCTTGACGTTGCGACGCAGCGAGGGGACGTAATACGTCTTCTTCTGCACGTTCGGGTCGAAGCGGCGCTTGGTGCGCCGGTGCGAGTGCGAGATGTTGTGTCCGAAGCCGGGAACGGCGCCGGTCACCTGGCAGGTTGCTGCCATGGTTTCCTCCGTAGGTACCGTAGGGCGAGACCGCCCTACCCAAGATTTCTTGTCGGCACGCCCGTCCCCTGTTCTCGAGAGAGGGGGCTCTGTCCCTCAGGAGGGGCAGCGGGCGCACATGCGAGCGGATGAGCCGCTCGGCCAAGGATCGAGGCTACGCGACGACACGCCCGGGCGCAAGCCGAGGGCCCGGGATCATGCGGATGCGGGGGCCTCGGAGGTGCTGGCGACCGGCCCGCCCGCCGCCTCGGCCGCGCGGCGCGTGCACTCGGCGCAGAGTCCGAACACGTCGACCACGTGGCTCGGCGCGGTGAAGCCGTTGCCCGCGGCGACGTCGTGCGCCCACGACTCGACCTCGTCGGCCGCGATCTCGACGGTCTTCCCACAGACACGGCAGATGAGGTGGTGGTGGTGGCCGCCTGTGGCGCACGTGCGGTAGAGCGCCTCGCCGTCGGGCGACTGCAGCGAGTCCGCGTCGCCCTCGGCGGCGAGGTCGCCGAGCGCGCGGTAGACGGTGGCGAGGCCGATGGGGGATCCGGCCTCGTGCAGCCGCGCGTGCAGCCGCTGCGCGCTCACGAACTCGGTCGATGCGTCCAGCGCCTGCCGGACGGCCTCGCGCTGCCAGGTGTTCCGCTTCATGCCCGTGCCCTCCCGGCGGGCGATCCTCCCCGCTCCGCCAGGGTACGCGTCCCGCCCGACGTGCCGCTGCGCGCCCGGAGGGCGTCGACGCCGCGGCAGACGAGGTAGATGGCGAACGAG
Proteins encoded in this window:
- a CDS encoding HU family DNA-binding protein, whose protein sequence is MADKSLNRTELVAAVAAESGQSQAAVNGVLDALFSTVATNVADGVKVTIPGWVAFEQTARAARTGRNPQTGEPLEIKASKGVKVSAGSKLKAAVK
- the rpmG gene encoding 50S ribosomal protein L33, which codes for MAKQQDVRPIIKLRSTAGTGYTYVTRKNRRNNPDRLVLKKYDPVVRKHVDFREER
- a CDS encoding Fur family transcriptional regulator, producing the protein MKRNTWQREAVRQALDASTEFVSAQRLHARLHEAGSPIGLATVYRALGDLAAEGDADSLQSPDGEALYRTCATGGHHHHLICRVCGKTVEIAADEVESWAHDVAAGNGFTAPSHVVDVFGLCAECTRRAAEAAGGPVASTSEAPASA
- the rpmB gene encoding 50S ribosomal protein L28, translating into MAATCQVTGAVPGFGHNISHSHRRTKRRFDPNVQKKTYYVPSLRRNVKLTLSAKGIKVIDARGIESVVKDLLGRGVKI
- the rpsN gene encoding 30S ribosomal protein S14, which translates into the protein MAKKSKIARNEQRKVIVERYAAKRLELKKALVDPNGTDESREAARAGIQRLPRDASPVRVRQRDGIDGRPRGNLSKFGISRVRFRDMAHRGELPGITKSSW